The region ACAGCGGGACGGTTGCTGATGAAGATAAATGAACTCAGCCTTGGTGCCGCTGTTGTATCACAGCTTTTGATGGCCCTTGTCTGCCTCGGGTTCGTGATCCTCGCGGTCAGGTCGTTCATCGCCGCTCGCAGCAACGCTTAACACAATTTATTTTCGTGCCTTAAGCTGCTTTTCACGTTCGACGAAATGTTCTTTACACAAAGCTACGAATTCCTTTGCTATCGGTGAAAAATAACCGCCGCGCAGTCGCGCAAGGCCTAGTTCCCAATTGATCTCTGCTCCATCGATCTCCCATGAGACCAGACGGCCTTCGCGCACTTCATCGGCTATAGTTTTCGCACCTGCCGTGCCGACACCAAGATTATTTTCAACCATCTGATTGATGGCCTCCTGTCGCGAAAGCTCCATAATAACGTTCGGCGTGACATTTGCCGAGCTAAAGAAATCGTCGATCATTCTCCGCGTGTTTCCGCCTCGTTCACCGAGTATCAGCTTTTCACCCGCCAAATCGACCGGGCTGATCGATCTTTTATTTGCAAACGGATGTTCGGGATGTGCGATCGCAACGATCTCATCGATAAAAAGAAGATCGGTTGTGATGCTCGCGTTGTCCACCGGAAGCGAGACGAACGCAATATCCATATCGCCGTGCATTATCTTTTCGACGAGCGTCTGGCTCGTACCGGCGCTGACGCTTATATCAGAGTTTGGATATTTTTCTTTGATGCTCTGCAAAATGTGAGGAAGCTGCAGCGTCGCAAATTCTGCGGATGCAGAACCAATTCGCAGTCGTCCGTGTTCGACACCGCCAAGCTCCGCGATCTCCGCCACAGCCGAATCGTGCTCCCGCAAGATCTTCCGTGCTCGTTCAAGCAAATAC is a window of Chloracidobacterium sp. DNA encoding:
- a CDS encoding LysR family transcriptional regulator; protein product: MEIKQLKAFLAIAETKTFTAGAKLVNVTQAAISMQIRQLEEELGLQLFTRTPRRVILTEAGEYLLERARKILREHDSAVAEIAELGGVEHGRLRIGSASAEFATLQLPHILQSIKEKYPNSDISVSAGTSQTLVEKIMHGDMDIAFVSLPVDNASITTDLLFIDEIVAIAHPEHPFANKRSISPVDLAGEKLILGERGGNTRRMIDDFFSSANVTPNVIMELSRQEAINQMVENNLGVGTAGAKTIADEVREGRLVSWEIDGAEINWELGLARLRGGYFSPIAKEFVALCKEHFVEREKQLKARK